The following proteins come from a genomic window of Heyndrickxia acidicola:
- the glmS gene encoding glutamine--fructose-6-phosphate transaminase (isomerizing), with the protein MCGIVGYIGNQDSKEILLKGLEKLEYRGYDSAGIAVKNEDGVHVFKEKGRIAELRQIVDQEVAANIGIGHTRWATHGVPSKENAHPHQSNSGRFTLVHNGVIENYSLLQQEYLQGVELKSETDTEIIVQLIEKFVQEGMDVEGAFHKTLTLLTGSYALALLDAENSDIIYVAKNKSPLLVGVGDTFNVVASDAMAMLQVTDQYVELMDKEMVIVTKDNVTIKNMQGEIVARNPYTAHIDASDIEKGTYPHYMLKEIDEQPLVIRKIVQAYQDINGELTVDSDIVNALNESDRVYIIAAGTSYHAGLVGKQLIENMAKVPVEVHVSSEFGYNMPLLSEKPLFVFISQSGETADSRAVLVKVKELGYKSLTITNVPGSTLSREADYTLLLHAGPEIAVASTKAYTAQIAVLSILANVSAKSRGIAQSLDLVHELGIVANAIEVLCDSKEEMEKIAREYLTVTRNCFFIGRSIDHYVGLEGALKLKEISYIQAEGFAGGELKHGTIALIEEGTPVIALATQANVNWSIRGNVKEVAARGAYPCIISMKGLDTEGDRFVIPEVHELLTPLVSVIPLQLIAYYAALHRDCDVDKPRNLAKSVTVE; encoded by the coding sequence ACCAGGATTCAAAGGAAATTTTATTAAAAGGTCTGGAAAAGCTTGAGTATAGAGGATACGATTCTGCTGGGATCGCAGTGAAAAACGAAGACGGAGTTCATGTTTTTAAAGAAAAAGGACGTATTGCGGAGCTTCGCCAAATCGTTGATCAGGAAGTTGCAGCAAATATCGGGATCGGCCACACACGCTGGGCTACTCATGGAGTTCCAAGCAAGGAAAATGCCCACCCGCACCAAAGCAACTCCGGCCGTTTTACATTGGTTCATAATGGAGTCATTGAAAACTATTCACTACTTCAACAAGAATATCTTCAAGGTGTAGAGCTTAAAAGTGAAACCGATACGGAAATTATTGTTCAGCTTATTGAGAAGTTCGTACAAGAAGGCATGGATGTAGAAGGTGCTTTCCATAAAACTCTCACATTGCTGACAGGTTCCTATGCTCTTGCTCTTCTTGATGCAGAGAACAGCGACATCATTTATGTAGCAAAAAACAAAAGTCCGCTTTTAGTAGGCGTTGGTGATACGTTTAATGTTGTAGCAAGTGATGCAATGGCTATGCTCCAAGTAACAGATCAATATGTTGAGCTTATGGATAAAGAAATGGTTATCGTGACGAAAGACAATGTTACTATCAAAAATATGCAGGGTGAAATTGTTGCACGCAATCCATACACTGCCCATATTGATGCAAGTGATATTGAAAAAGGAACATACCCTCATTATATGCTTAAAGAAATTGATGAACAGCCCCTTGTTATCCGCAAGATTGTTCAGGCATACCAGGATATTAACGGTGAACTGACCGTGGATTCCGATATTGTTAATGCATTGAATGAATCAGACCGGGTTTATATTATTGCGGCCGGAACAAGCTACCATGCTGGGTTAGTAGGCAAGCAGCTAATTGAAAATATGGCTAAGGTTCCTGTTGAGGTGCATGTATCCAGTGAGTTTGGATATAATATGCCGCTTCTTTCTGAAAAACCATTGTTTGTCTTTATCTCACAAAGCGGTGAAACAGCTGACAGCCGTGCAGTTCTTGTTAAGGTGAAGGAGCTTGGCTACAAGTCCCTTACCATTACAAACGTTCCAGGATCCACTTTATCCCGTGAAGCGGATTATACTTTGCTGCTTCATGCCGGCCCTGAGATTGCGGTTGCTTCTACAAAAGCATACACTGCCCAGATTGCTGTTCTAAGCATATTGGCAAATGTGTCTGCTAAATCTCGCGGTATTGCACAAAGCCTTGACCTTGTTCACGAGCTTGGGATTGTTGCCAATGCCATTGAAGTTCTTTGCGATTCCAAAGAAGAAATGGAGAAAATTGCCCGTGAATATTTAACGGTTACGCGCAATTGTTTCTTTATCGGCCGTTCCATTGACCATTATGTTGGTCTTGAAGGAGCTTTAAAGCTGAAAGAGATTTCTTATATTCAGGCTGAAGGCTTTGCTGGAGGAGAATTAAAGCATGGAACTATTGCTTTAATTGAAGAAGGCACACCAGTCATTGCATTAGCTACTCAAGCTAACGTAAACTGGAGCATTCGCGGAAATGTTAAAGAGGTTGCTGCCCGCGGCGCTTATCCATGTATTATTTCCATGAAAGGCCTCGACACAGAGGGAGACCGTTTTGTGATCCCTGAGGTTCATGAATTATTGACACCCCTTGTCTCTGTTATTCCTTTACAGCTTATCGCGTATTATGCTGCTCTGCACCGCGATTGCGATGTTGATAAGCCGCGTAACCTTGCGAAGAGTGTAACGGTGGAATAA
- a CDS encoding GNAT family N-acetyltransferase, with translation MNIHVRDAALNDLPVIVDIYNSTIPSRLVTADIEPVTVESRLGWFHEHSPDRRPLWVIECDGLITGWVSFQSFYGRPAYEATAEVSIYFHQNFRGKGMGKFMLEKVMDSCPELKIKNLLAFIFGHNEPSLRLFYRHGFEKWGHLPNVAELDGIERDLLILGKKV, from the coding sequence ATGAATATACATGTACGTGATGCAGCCTTAAATGATTTACCTGTGATTGTGGATATATATAATTCGACAATACCAAGCCGTTTAGTCACTGCAGATATCGAGCCGGTTACAGTGGAGAGCAGGCTGGGGTGGTTTCATGAGCATTCCCCTGATAGACGGCCATTATGGGTAATAGAATGTGACGGCCTGATTACTGGTTGGGTCAGCTTTCAATCCTTTTATGGAAGGCCGGCATATGAGGCTACAGCGGAAGTGAGTATTTATTTTCACCAGAATTTCAGGGGCAAGGGAATGGGCAAATTTATGCTGGAAAAAGTGATGGATTCATGCCCGGAACTGAAAATTAAAAATCTATTAGCCTTTATTTTTGGACACAATGAACCAAGCCTTCGTTTATTTTACCGTCATGGTTTTGAGAAGTGGGGGCATCTGCCTAATGTAGCCGAGCTTGACGGTATAGAAAGAGATCTTCTGATTTTAGGCAAGAAAGTTTAA
- a CDS encoding efflux RND transporter periplasmic adaptor subunit: protein MKNWVTAIIIIVLLVGGGYWYFVKAKQNTQAASTTITQTAAVQKGNIDVTVSGSGDVESANSEDVTSGSSGQVDEILVSNNETVKKGEDLVTFTDGSDPITAPISGTITSLTAISGQRLNPGSVVAHITDYNNLQTTIKVDELDIPQVQTGQTATIKINAYPDQSFTGKVTSVAQEGNVSNGVSTFDVVVSISDPKSIKIGMTTEADILTASKKNVLYVPVEAVHTNGNQKFVIVSGANSRGTQMVKTGVHNDSNVEITSGLTLGEQVMLPSIARSSTNGSANGSRFGMGGGFGMYGGGMGGMHSGGGYGGGNGGGYGGGYGGGNHGGGN from the coding sequence GTGAAAAATTGGGTAACAGCTATTATTATTATTGTCTTATTAGTCGGCGGGGGCTATTGGTACTTCGTTAAAGCAAAGCAGAATACACAAGCGGCTAGCACTACTATTACGCAAACCGCAGCAGTCCAAAAAGGGAATATAGATGTAACTGTCAGCGGGTCAGGTGATGTTGAATCTGCGAACAGTGAAGATGTAACATCCGGATCATCAGGCCAAGTGGACGAGATACTTGTTTCAAATAATGAAACGGTGAAGAAAGGCGAGGATCTGGTTACTTTTACAGATGGCAGCGATCCAATTACTGCACCGATATCAGGAACCATTACATCCTTAACGGCTATAAGCGGCCAGCGGTTGAATCCGGGTTCTGTTGTCGCTCATATTACAGATTACAATAATTTACAGACGACAATCAAAGTAGATGAGCTCGATATCCCTCAAGTACAAACAGGCCAAACAGCTACAATTAAGATAAATGCATATCCTGATCAATCTTTTACAGGCAAGGTTACAAGCGTGGCACAAGAAGGTAATGTCTCAAATGGTGTTTCCACTTTTGATGTGGTAGTGAGTATTTCAGATCCAAAATCCATTAAAATTGGAATGACCACAGAAGCAGATATTTTAACTGCGAGCAAGAAAAATGTTCTGTATGTACCAGTCGAAGCTGTCCATACGAATGGAAATCAAAAATTTGTTATCGTTTCGGGAGCAAATTCCAGAGGAACTCAAATGGTTAAAACGGGCGTCCATAATGACAGTAATGTTGAAATTACTAGTGGGTTAACATTAGGTGAACAGGTAATGCTTCCTTCAATAGCGAGAAGCTCTACTAATGGATCTGCAAATGGAAGCAGATTCGGAATGGGCGGCGGATTTGGCATGTACGGCGGAGGAATGGGAGGAATGCACAGCGGCGGCGGATACGGCGGAGGAAACGGCGGTGGATACGGCGGCGGATACGGTGGCGGAAACCACGGAGGTGGAAACTAA
- a CDS encoding ABC transporter ATP-binding protein, with protein sequence MAESIISIRNLVKTYTLGGETVTALHRVSLEIEHGEFLAIIGPSGSGKSTLMNMIGCLDKAESGEYMLEQQNVGKMNDNQLAAIRNQKIGFIFQNFNLLSKLTALENVELPLIYQGVGTNERRKRAQECLQKVGLEERAAHLPTQLSGGQQQRVAIARALVCNPAILLADEPTGALDSKTSSEIMNVMKGLNELGHTIVLITHDLDVAKQAKRIVQIRDGKLFEYGGDSIEAASLY encoded by the coding sequence ATGGCTGAATCCATTATTTCCATTCGTAATCTTGTTAAGACCTATACCTTGGGCGGAGAGACTGTTACAGCTCTCCATCGTGTTTCTCTTGAGATCGAGCACGGTGAATTTCTTGCCATAATTGGCCCTTCAGGCTCGGGCAAATCAACTTTAATGAATATGATCGGCTGCCTTGATAAGGCGGAGTCAGGAGAATATATGCTTGAGCAGCAGAATGTCGGGAAGATGAATGATAACCAACTGGCTGCCATACGCAACCAAAAAATAGGCTTTATTTTTCAAAACTTTAATCTTTTATCAAAGCTGACGGCACTGGAAAACGTTGAATTACCACTTATTTACCAGGGGGTTGGGACAAACGAGCGCCGCAAGAGAGCACAGGAATGCCTTCAAAAAGTGGGGCTTGAGGAAAGGGCTGCCCATCTTCCTACACAGCTCTCAGGCGGTCAGCAGCAAAGGGTGGCCATTGCAAGAGCACTTGTATGCAATCCGGCAATTCTTTTAGCGGATGAGCCTACAGGTGCGTTAGATAGCAAGACCAGCAGTGAGATTATGAACGTTATGAAGGGCTTGAATGAATTAGGCCATACCATTGTTCTCATTACGCATGATTTGGATGTCGCAAAGCAGGCAAAAAGAATCGTGCAGATCAGAGATGGAAAGCTCTTCGAGTATGGAGGTGATTCAATTGAAGCTGCTTCCCTCTATTAA
- a CDS encoding ABC transporter permease: MIQLKLLPSIKLALKNIRSSKLRAVLTMLGIIIGVSSVIALVSIGQSSTQSVAQQINSLGTNLLSVNVMDTSEGQLKESDVDSFKKLYGVKDAAPAVNGRITAVNGKTSTQVSLIGTTESYQNIRDTKVANGRFLADIDNEYREKIAVLGSDTATTLFGADNPVGKEVQLNGNSYKVVGVLESKGSSIGQSGDSVIIVPLSTAQRVLGTTDIQSVYVQAQNANVLTFVQNELERSLMPLFHNNTDSYSVTNQQDVLDTMSSVSKTMTMLLGGIASISLLVGGIGIMNIMFVSVSERTKEIGIRKAIGAKRKDILMQFLIESIVLSGLGGIIGVGVGFIAIKIYAVITNTSVTFSPPFTFIAFGFSLVVGVVFGVFPANKASKLHPIQALRFE, from the coding sequence GTGATTCAATTGAAGCTGCTTCCCTCTATTAAGCTGGCATTAAAAAATATTAGAAGCTCAAAGCTAAGAGCAGTGCTTACGATGCTGGGAATTATCATCGGAGTTTCATCCGTTATTGCTCTCGTTTCCATCGGACAGTCTTCTACACAATCTGTTGCACAGCAAATTAATAGCTTAGGTACGAATCTCTTATCTGTGAATGTAATGGATACGTCAGAAGGTCAGCTGAAAGAAAGTGATGTAGATTCATTCAAAAAATTATATGGGGTGAAGGATGCAGCACCTGCTGTTAACGGCAGAATTACTGCGGTAAATGGAAAAACCTCCACTCAGGTCAGTTTGATTGGTACTACAGAATCCTATCAAAACATCCGTGATACGAAGGTAGCAAACGGAAGGTTTTTAGCAGATATTGATAATGAATACAGAGAGAAAATCGCTGTGCTGGGTTCCGATACGGCAACGACCTTATTTGGTGCGGATAATCCGGTAGGGAAGGAAGTGCAGCTCAACGGAAACTCCTATAAGGTCGTAGGGGTTCTTGAATCAAAAGGAAGCTCGATCGGCCAAAGCGGTGACAGTGTAATCATTGTTCCCCTGTCAACGGCACAAAGGGTTCTGGGAACAACAGACATTCAATCTGTCTATGTACAGGCACAAAATGCAAATGTCCTGACATTTGTCCAAAATGAATTAGAACGTTCCTTGATGCCGTTATTTCATAATAATACAGATAGCTACAGTGTGACCAACCAGCAGGATGTATTAGATACCATGAGTTCTGTCTCGAAGACTATGACAATGCTGCTTGGAGGAATTGCAAGTATTTCGCTTTTAGTCGGCGGTATAGGAATTATGAACATCATGTTTGTCTCTGTTTCTGAAAGAACGAAGGAAATCGGAATTCGCAAAGCCATTGGAGCCAAACGCAAGGACATTCTTATGCAATTTTTAATTGAATCGATTGTTCTGAGTGGTCTTGGGGGAATAATTGGAGTAGGAGTAGGCTTTATTGCCATTAAAATATATGCGGTTATCACCAATACGAGCGTAACCTTCTCGCCTCCGTTTACATTTATTGCCTTTGGGTTTTCACTTGTGGTAGGAGTAGTTTTCGGAGTATTTCCTGCTAATAAAGCATCCAAACTTCACCCAATTCAGGCGCTAAGGTTTGAATAA
- a CDS encoding response regulator transcription factor — protein MRILIVEDNEALLGSMCQILEDEYEIDTATDGEEGLFMALQDIYDVILLDVMLPDMNGFDILKKVREERVGTPVLFVTAKDSLEDRVNGLEIGGDDYLVKPFQAPELKARIRALLRRSGNLTVDHTIRYRGIELFGKEREIMINDIPLKLTIKQYELLEYLIQNSGKILTREQIYDRIWGFESDTTVGIVEVYIYHLRKKFEPYGYHKDIQNVRGIGYILKEPKE, from the coding sequence ATGAGAATCTTAATTGTAGAAGATAATGAAGCTCTTTTAGGTTCAATGTGCCAGATCCTAGAAGACGAATATGAAATAGATACAGCGACTGATGGAGAAGAGGGGCTGTTCATGGCTCTTCAAGATATTTATGATGTCATCCTTTTGGACGTTATGCTTCCGGATATGAATGGTTTTGATATTTTAAAAAAGGTTAGGGAAGAGCGGGTCGGTACACCTGTTTTATTTGTAACGGCAAAAGACTCCTTGGAAGACCGCGTAAATGGTCTTGAAATCGGGGGAGACGATTATCTGGTCAAACCCTTCCAGGCACCTGAATTGAAGGCGCGGATCCGTGCTCTTTTAAGAAGAAGCGGGAATTTAACGGTTGATCACACCATACGATATCGCGGTATAGAGCTTTTTGGAAAAGAACGTGAGATTATGATCAACGACATCCCATTAAAGCTGACTATTAAACAGTACGAGCTACTGGAATACTTGATACAAAACAGCGGAAAAATTTTAACAAGAGAACAAATATATGATCGTATTTGGGGATTTGAATCTGATACGACGGTAGGAATTGTAGAGGTTTACATCTACCATTTACGAAAGAAATTTGAGCCGTATGGGTATCACAAGGATATTCAAAACGTTCGGGGAATCGGGTATATCTTAAAAGAACCGAAGGAGTAA
- a CDS encoding sensor histidine kinase translates to MFQKTRLKLTLVNSIVFILVLGILGSIVYGYVRTHTYHQVDDSLLQSIQETSRPGFRGHLENRNLSLLIWDNKNNLVNFDSLPYPDQLLLSKYSKNFIPHNLNTLDDVKAGPYHFRTITVNALFQGNSVKVEFIRSIDAEAAMLNTLLIILLVGCGAGILLSVLAGFLLADRALKPIQRSWNKQQQFVSDASHELRTPLSVIQTRAEILIQDPMATIQDKLPDISVVLKECRRLSRLVGNLLTLARSDSNIIEMDKKEFYLDELLNEIAEHFSEVAMFQNKTISVTSAPPITFYGDKDRIHQLLIILLDNAMKYTGENGEIKLSCFQTKHHIGLEVEDNGIGIKEEDLSKIFDRFYQVSKSRTKNDSLGLGLSIAQWIVEKHSGKFKVDSEPGKGTRFEIQFSKRKQGESAIWNKRSGS, encoded by the coding sequence ATGTTTCAAAAGACGAGATTGAAGCTCACCCTTGTTAATTCAATTGTGTTCATTTTGGTGCTTGGAATTTTGGGCAGTATTGTATATGGATACGTTCGGACCCATACGTACCACCAAGTGGACGATTCCCTGCTGCAATCGATTCAGGAGACGTCCAGGCCTGGTTTTAGAGGGCATTTGGAAAACCGTAATTTATCCCTTTTAATTTGGGACAATAAAAACAATTTAGTGAATTTTGATTCATTGCCCTATCCTGATCAGCTGCTTTTAAGCAAGTATTCCAAAAACTTTATTCCTCATAATTTAAACACGCTGGACGATGTAAAAGCGGGACCCTACCATTTTAGAACCATCACAGTCAATGCGTTATTTCAAGGGAATTCCGTTAAAGTTGAATTTATTCGTTCAATAGATGCAGAGGCAGCAATGCTTAACACGCTTCTGATTATTTTGCTGGTGGGCTGCGGAGCCGGGATTTTACTATCCGTGTTAGCCGGCTTTTTACTGGCGGATAGAGCGTTAAAGCCTATACAGAGATCATGGAATAAACAGCAGCAATTCGTATCAGATGCGTCTCATGAGCTAAGAACGCCTCTTTCTGTCATTCAAACAAGGGCAGAAATTTTAATTCAGGACCCTATGGCAACCATTCAGGATAAGCTGCCTGATATATCCGTGGTTTTAAAAGAATGCCGCCGCCTGTCCCGGCTTGTTGGCAACCTGCTTACTCTTGCAAGGTCTGATTCCAACATTATAGAGATGGACAAAAAAGAATTCTACCTAGACGAGCTGCTAAATGAAATCGCAGAGCATTTTTCTGAGGTAGCCATGTTCCAAAACAAAACCATTTCTGTTACTTCTGCTCCCCCTATCACTTTTTATGGAGATAAGGATCGCATACATCAGCTTTTAATTATCCTTCTTGATAATGCTATGAAATATACTGGAGAGAACGGTGAAATAAAGCTTTCCTGCTTTCAAACGAAACATCATATTGGATTAGAGGTAGAGGATAATGGAATTGGCATTAAGGAAGAAGATCTTTCGAAAATATTTGATCGTTTTTATCAGGTTAGCAAATCAAGAACGAAAAACGACAGCCTTGGCTTAGGGTTATCTATTGCCCAATGGATTGTGGAAAAGCATTCAGGAAAATTCAAGGTAGATAGCGAGCCGGGGAAAGGAACCAGATTCGAAATTCAGTTTTCAAAACGAAAACAAGGTGAATCAGCTATATGGAATAAAAGAAGCGGATCTTAA
- a CDS encoding PepSY-associated TM helix domain-containing protein, which translates to MKKVRRVHFWIGVIASIFLFVESLSGIIMYFDGNDRGGHTGARAFQMQGQFQNGQGSSNSGNTNVSQNSQSGFSGNGQGGFRNGSFRRGNFGPQGGAGSFSQTIRQLHSGIIGLIAGIGMLLLTGTGLVMAIILGQAKRNHKKRNLDTKIS; encoded by the coding sequence TTGAAAAAAGTAAGAAGAGTCCACTTTTGGATCGGAGTTATTGCTTCCATATTTTTATTTGTAGAATCGTTATCTGGTATTATCATGTACTTTGACGGAAATGACAGAGGAGGCCATACGGGCGCACGGGCATTTCAAATGCAAGGCCAATTTCAAAATGGGCAGGGGTCATCAAATTCCGGCAATACAAATGTAAGCCAAAACAGCCAAAGCGGATTTTCCGGCAATGGACAGGGAGGTTTCCGAAATGGGTCGTTTAGAAGAGGGAATTTTGGTCCACAAGGAGGAGCAGGCTCTTTTAGCCAAACGATCAGGCAGCTGCATTCTGGCATAATTGGGTTAATTGCAGGAATAGGAATGCTATTATTAACCGGTACAGGCCTTGTAATGGCAATTATTCTTGGACAGGCAAAAAGAAATCACAAAAAACGGAATCTGGATACTAAAATCTCCTGA
- a CDS encoding NADP-dependent oxidoreductase, whose amino-acid sequence MAETQKQIKLKKRPLGTPVMEDFEFTEASVPSPSEGEVLVKTLYISVDPYLRGRMQNTKSYVAPFELNEVITSGVVGQIAESKSEHFSKGDYVIGMLGWQEYTLAKEKEVRKIDPNLAPVTAYLSILGLTGLTAYFGLLDIGQPKEGETVVVSGAAGAVGSAVGQIAKIKGAHVVGIAGSEEKIRYLTDELGFDEAINYKTEDVPAALKKACPNGIDVYFDNVGGEISDAVFPLLNRQARIPVCGAISAYNKVEADVGPRVQTALIKTSSLMKGFTVGDYSSRFKEGAADLGRWLQEGKLKYEETITEGFDQTIDAFLDLFKGANLGKQLVKVAGEIE is encoded by the coding sequence ATGGCAGAAACTCAAAAACAAATTAAATTGAAAAAACGCCCGTTAGGGACTCCTGTGATGGAAGATTTTGAGTTTACAGAGGCATCTGTACCAAGCCCTTCGGAAGGAGAAGTACTGGTTAAGACGCTATATATCAGTGTGGATCCGTATTTACGCGGACGCATGCAGAATACTAAATCCTATGTTGCACCATTTGAACTGAATGAAGTGATAACAAGCGGCGTAGTTGGCCAAATTGCAGAATCGAAGTCTGAACATTTTTCAAAAGGAGATTATGTAATTGGTATGTTGGGCTGGCAGGAGTATACTCTTGCAAAAGAAAAAGAAGTAAGAAAGATTGATCCCAATCTTGCACCAGTGACAGCGTATTTAAGTATTCTTGGGCTGACAGGCTTGACTGCCTATTTTGGGCTGCTTGATATTGGTCAGCCCAAAGAAGGAGAAACCGTAGTCGTTTCTGGTGCAGCTGGAGCAGTTGGCTCCGCGGTTGGACAAATCGCCAAAATTAAAGGTGCGCATGTCGTAGGGATAGCTGGTTCAGAAGAAAAAATCCGTTATTTGACCGATGAGCTGGGATTCGATGAAGCCATTAATTACAAAACAGAAGATGTTCCTGCTGCATTGAAGAAAGCTTGCCCTAACGGCATAGATGTCTATTTTGACAATGTTGGCGGAGAAATTTCCGATGCAGTCTTCCCGCTTTTAAACCGCCAGGCACGTATACCGGTTTGCGGAGCGATTTCTGCCTATAATAAAGTAGAGGCTGATGTAGGTCCTCGTGTTCAAACAGCCTTGATTAAAACAAGCTCATTGATGAAAGGTTTCACAGTCGGAGATTATTCCAGCCGCTTTAAAGAGGGAGCAGCCGATCTTGGACGCTGGCTGCAAGAAGGAAAACTGAAATATGAAGAAACCATTACAGAAGGCTTTGACCAAACAATTGATGCGTTCCTGGATTTATTTAAAGGCGCGAACCTTGGCAAGCAGCTTGTAAAGGTAGCCGGCGAAATCGAATAG